In the genome of Thermodesulfobacteriota bacterium, the window ACAGCGGTGGACGACCGGCGCACCGCCATCCACACCCTGGAGCTGGGGGCTTATGGCTACGTCATCAAGCCGTTCGAGCGGAACGAGATCCTGATCAATGTCGCCAATGCCCTGCGCCTCCGGGAGCTGGAGATCGAAAACCGCCAGTACCGGGAGGGGTTGGAGCAGATGGTGCTCATGCGCACCCAGGAGCTGCGCAACGCCATCAACCAGCTCACCAGGACGAAACGGGACCTCCAGCTGTCCCGGGAA includes:
- a CDS encoding response regulator; translated protein: MKKEVSHRILVVDDEDYMRDILSRWLSAEGYACSTAGEADQALALCEQEPFALLVSDINMPGRSGIELLTEARRRFQDLAVIMATAVDDRRTAIHTLELGAYGYVIKPFERNEILINVANALRLRELEIENRQYREGLEQMVLMRTQELRNAINQLTRTKRDLQLSRE